Proteins encoded in a region of the Zunongwangia endophytica genome:
- a CDS encoding YpdA family putative bacillithiol disulfide reductase yields MQTPKDTYDIVIIGGGPIGIACGIEAEKQGLSYVILEKGCLVNSLYHYPTNMTFFSTSEKLELDGIPFISNNPKPRKAEALEYYRRIATSDNINIHLFEKVTEVKSDSEVKEVISTKGRYKAKNVVIATGFYDIPNYLRIDGEELPKVAHYYNDPHYYATQKTIVVGASNSAVDAALEIYRKGGDVTMVVRKEYIGPRVKYWVRPDIVNRIEEGSIKALFNSSIKAIQEDKVIVETPEGEQHIENDFVLLLTGYRPNFEFLDKIGVSLKNEEKRIPMYDENTMETNIPGIYLAGVICGGMETHKWFIENSRVHAKLIVADITSK; encoded by the coding sequence TTGCAAACTCCTAAAGATACTTACGATATTGTTATTATAGGCGGTGGCCCAATAGGTATTGCCTGCGGTATAGAAGCTGAAAAACAAGGCCTGTCTTATGTAATTCTCGAAAAAGGCTGCCTGGTAAATAGTCTTTACCACTACCCTACTAATATGACATTTTTTTCTACTTCAGAAAAATTGGAGCTAGACGGGATTCCTTTTATTAGTAACAATCCGAAACCCAGGAAAGCGGAAGCTTTAGAATATTACCGAAGAATTGCAACTTCAGATAATATCAATATTCATTTATTTGAAAAGGTTACTGAAGTTAAATCAGATTCAGAAGTAAAAGAAGTCATTTCTACCAAAGGTAGGTATAAAGCTAAAAATGTAGTAATTGCTACAGGTTTTTACGATATCCCCAATTACCTTAGGATTGATGGAGAAGAACTTCCAAAGGTTGCTCACTATTATAACGATCCTCATTACTATGCAACGCAAAAAACAATTGTAGTTGGCGCTAGCAATTCTGCCGTAGATGCAGCATTAGAAATTTATCGAAAAGGTGGTGATGTAACCATGGTGGTTAGAAAAGAATACATTGGTCCGCGTGTAAAATACTGGGTACGACCAGATATTGTAAATAGGATTGAAGAAGGAAGCATCAAAGCTCTTTTTAATTCCAGCATTAAAGCAATACAAGAAGACAAAGTTATTGTTGAAACTCCGGAAGGTGAGCAACATATTGAAAATGATTTTGTACTTCTACTAACCGGTTATCGACCTAATTTTGAGTTTTTGGATAAGATTGGTGTTTCGCTAAAAAATGAAGAAAAGCGCATCCCGATGTACGATGAAAATACGATGGAAACGAATATTCCGGGAATCTATCTTGCCGGGGTTATTTGCGGTGGAATGGAAACTCACAAATGGTTTATAGAAAATTCCAGAGTACACGCAAAACTTATTGTTGCCGATATTACCAGTAAATAA
- the rpe gene encoding ribulose-phosphate 3-epimerase — MREKIIAPSLLAADFANLQRDIETVNNSEAQWFHIDIMDGVFVPNISFGMPVVNAINKHAKKTMDVHLMIVDPDRYIKEFAALGANNLTIHYEACTHLHRTLQAIKAEGMKAGVALNPHTNVDLLKDIIKDIDIVLIMSVNPGFGGQSFIENTYTKVRRLKEMILNQNAETLIEIDGGVTNKNAEKLIKAGADILVAGSYVFKAENQLETIKDLKNLANS, encoded by the coding sequence ATGAGAGAAAAAATTATAGCCCCTTCCCTACTCGCCGCAGATTTTGCCAATCTACAACGCGATATCGAAACTGTAAATAATAGTGAAGCGCAGTGGTTTCATATAGATATTATGGATGGTGTTTTTGTCCCAAATATTTCTTTTGGAATGCCGGTAGTAAATGCGATTAACAAGCATGCAAAAAAAACGATGGATGTTCATCTTATGATTGTAGATCCAGATCGCTATATTAAAGAATTTGCAGCGTTGGGAGCGAATAATCTTACCATTCATTACGAGGCATGTACTCACTTGCATAGAACCTTGCAAGCTATTAAGGCTGAAGGTATGAAAGCGGGTGTTGCTTTAAATCCTCATACTAATGTAGATTTATTGAAAGATATTATTAAAGATATCGACATAGTACTTATAATGAGTGTTAACCCCGGTTTTGGCGGACAATCTTTTATTGAAAACACGTATACTAAGGTTCGTAGATTAAAAGAAATGATACTTAATCAAAATGCTGAAACTTTAATCGAAATCGATGGTGGGGTAACCAATAAGAATGCTGAAAAACTAATTAAAGCGGGAGCAGATATACTCGTTGCCGGCAGTTATGTTTTCAAGGCAGAAAATCAATTAGAAACCATTAAAGATTTAAAGAATCTTGCAAACTCCTAA
- a CDS encoding lipoate--protein ligase encodes MIFIENEGNNDPFLNLALEEYILRNFDRGQDYLLFYINEPSIIIGRNQNTLEEINHSYVEEQDIKVVRRISGGGAVYHDFGNLNFSFITDYDVKSLNNFRKFTEPVIKVLNKMNVPAELKGRNDIVVNDRKISGNAQFSSVKRMFSHGTLLLDSDLDEVTKALQVKMSKIQSKGHKSVRSRVANISEFLTEPMDIETFRSKILKGLYEEREEFETYHLTEEEWQGVHKLKAEKYDSWDWNYGRSPKFNIQRTKRFPVGEIDLRIFVEKGRIEEFKIYGDFFGKEPVSNIENRLIGARYDKPEIESLLADIDTKFYFGDLPKEDFIDLIYGED; translated from the coding sequence ATGATTTTTATCGAAAATGAGGGAAATAATGATCCTTTTTTAAACCTGGCACTAGAAGAATATATACTTCGGAATTTTGATCGTGGTCAGGATTATTTGTTATTCTACATTAATGAACCTTCGATTATTATCGGTAGAAATCAAAACACGCTAGAGGAAATTAACCATTCTTATGTTGAGGAGCAGGACATTAAAGTGGTACGAAGAATTTCTGGTGGCGGTGCGGTCTATCATGATTTCGGAAACTTAAACTTTAGCTTTATTACCGATTACGATGTAAAAAGTCTGAATAATTTTAGAAAGTTTACAGAGCCTGTTATTAAAGTACTAAACAAAATGAATGTTCCTGCGGAGTTGAAAGGCCGTAATGATATTGTTGTGAATGATCGTAAAATATCTGGCAACGCACAATTTAGTAGTGTGAAAAGAATGTTTAGCCACGGTACGCTATTGCTGGATTCAGATTTGGATGAGGTTACTAAAGCGCTTCAGGTGAAAATGAGTAAAATTCAGTCTAAAGGGCATAAATCGGTACGTAGTCGTGTTGCTAATATTAGTGAATTTTTAACTGAACCGATGGATATTGAAACCTTCCGAAGTAAAATTCTAAAAGGTTTATATGAGGAGCGCGAAGAATTTGAAACCTACCATTTAACTGAAGAAGAATGGCAAGGTGTACATAAATTGAAAGCCGAAAAATACGATTCTTGGGATTGGAATTATGGGCGTTCTCCTAAATTTAACATTCAACGAACTAAGCGTTTTCCGGTAGGAGAAATAGATCTAAGAATATTTGTAGAAAAAGGACGTATCGAAGAATTTAAAATCTATGGTGATTTCTTCGGAAAAGAACCGGTGTCAAACATCGAAAATAGATTAATCGGTGCGAGATACGATAAACCAGAAATCGAATCCTTATTAGCAGATATTGATACTAAATTTTACTTTGGAGACTTGCCAAAAGAAGACTTTATCGATCTTATTTATGGTGAAGATTAG
- a CDS encoding BLUF domain-containing protein yields MKRWAICYVSSAAPLLTDKDVDEVLSWTQSWNLDHNLTGMLLYSDGNFFQVIEGETETVKGIFSNIYNDTRHRNLIKIFDKQIDKNSFEFYETNFISKRSKNLIHDDVPYLKCLETLDKSSQIVVRNILSAFLSDKF; encoded by the coding sequence ATGAAAAGATGGGCAATTTGTTATGTTAGCTCGGCTGCACCGCTTCTTACAGACAAAGATGTAGACGAAGTACTCTCTTGGACGCAATCCTGGAATTTAGATCATAACCTCACTGGTATGCTTTTATATTCAGATGGGAATTTTTTTCAGGTAATAGAAGGAGAAACTGAAACTGTAAAAGGTATATTCAGCAATATTTACAACGACACTCGGCATCGTAATCTTATAAAGATTTTTGACAAGCAAATTGACAAAAATTCTTTTGAGTTTTACGAAACGAATTTTATATCCAAGCGCTCTAAGAATTTAATTCACGATGACGTTCCTTATCTTAAATGCTTAGAAACTTTAGATAAATCCTCACAAATTGTGGTTCGTAACATTTTAAGCGCTTTTCTTAGCGATAAGTTCTAA
- a CDS encoding AraC family transcriptional regulator, with protein MKKNDIYTNTTEIEYLNMDSHIHKNHHQLILMLRGTLHIRVDEKQYFLPERFIGLIPANQIHNLESRNEMVKMLLIYFPSTMPLNKFLLLSSNDFVLENLLFISQRHHHQTKKFHPELYSFSYAFLKMIKTMDNLRAFPLKGIIKTNNQRLQQVIQYIDENYSEQISLEHVAAEYGFSVRNLTRLFKNELITFNYYLNYVRIIRAIEMFTDQKENIEKVGYAVGYNTLSNFSRTFKRFTGQSPKSFIRKNKTTLSSA; from the coding sequence ATGAAGAAGAATGATATTTATACAAATACGACTGAAATTGAATATCTAAATATGGATAGCCATATCCATAAGAATCATCATCAGCTTATTTTGATGCTAAGAGGCACCCTTCATATTCGTGTAGACGAAAAACAATATTTTTTACCAGAAAGATTTATCGGCCTTATTCCAGCCAATCAGATCCATAATTTGGAAAGTAGAAATGAAATGGTAAAAATGCTCCTAATCTATTTTCCATCCACTATGCCGCTGAATAAGTTTCTATTGTTAAGCTCCAATGATTTTGTTCTGGAAAACCTGCTGTTTATAAGTCAGCGCCATCATCACCAAACGAAAAAATTTCATCCAGAATTATACAGTTTCAGCTACGCTTTTCTTAAGATGATCAAAACGATGGATAATTTGCGGGCGTTTCCTTTAAAAGGCATCATAAAAACAAATAATCAAAGATTACAACAAGTGATTCAATACATAGATGAAAATTACAGCGAGCAAATTTCACTTGAACATGTTGCAGCAGAATATGGATTTTCGGTAAGAAATTTAACCCGGCTCTTTAAAAATGAACTAATTACTTTCAATTATTACTTAAATTACGTGCGCATTATACGTGCTATAGAAATGTTTACAGACCAGAAAGAAAACATAGAAAAAGTAGGTTACGCTGTTGGTTACAATACATTAAGCAATTTCAGTAGAACGTTTAAACGCTTTACGGGACAATCTCCAAAATCATTCATTAGAAAGAATAAAACTACTTTATCTTCTGCCTAA
- a CDS encoding phenolic acid decarboxylase codes for MDIIKDLDEFLGGHFLYTYDNGWNYEMYVKNETTIDYRIHTGMVGGRWVRDQKVDIVKIVDGVFKICWTEPTGTDVSLDFIPNENKLHGVIFFPKWVHERPDITVCFQNDHIDLMKESREKYETYPKYVVPEFGKIFFKKNEGQNNEKVIAEAPREGMIDEMVSGELSFS; via the coding sequence ATGGATATTATAAAAGATTTAGATGAATTTTTAGGTGGTCACTTTCTTTATACCTACGATAATGGATGGAATTATGAAATGTATGTGAAGAATGAAACTACCATAGACTATAGAATACATACTGGTATGGTTGGCGGCCGTTGGGTAAGAGATCAGAAAGTAGATATAGTGAAAATAGTAGATGGGGTTTTTAAAATTTGCTGGACAGAGCCTACAGGTACAGATGTTAGCTTAGATTTTATACCGAATGAAAATAAGTTACACGGCGTAATATTTTTTCCGAAGTGGGTACACGAGCGACCTGATATTACGGTTTGCTTCCAGAATGATCATATCGATCTAATGAAAGAATCCAGAGAGAAATACGAAACGTATCCAAAATATGTGGTGCCAGAATTTGGTAAGATTTTCTTCAAAAAGAATGAAGGCCAGAATAATGAAAAAGTAATTGCTGAAGCTCCTCGTGAAGGAATGATAGATGAAATGGTAAGTGGAGAGCTAAGCTTTTCATAA
- a CDS encoding MBL fold metallo-hydrolase, translating to MSNLKIKVFNGGDTLAGFAVNSVLIYGENDAVLLDTQFSQSSAHRFVAMVTENGVKPSRIYISHFHPDHFLALNVIKKEFPDIEVLSLPTIADLVNGAFDFKIDYWGKEVLKLDGAKQKVEVKPVSEPYLELEGEKIEILGPLRGDSDDASALWIPSIKTLLAVDAVFSDAYVWIADAKTIESRNDWFKVLDEFEALQPEVVVPGHSPSNDPKYFDPKNVKFTRKYIEDFEEVWRNANSSDEIVEKMEEKYPGLAAKICLEMSAKILKDRYPWPGEYPQELRDLEPEI from the coding sequence ATGTCAAATTTAAAGATTAAGGTTTTTAACGGCGGAGATACTCTTGCCGGTTTTGCTGTAAATTCTGTTTTAATTTATGGCGAAAACGATGCAGTACTACTAGACACGCAATTCTCACAAAGTAGCGCTCATAGATTTGTAGCTATGGTAACCGAAAATGGTGTAAAACCATCTCGTATTTATATAAGTCATTTTCATCCCGATCACTTTTTAGCTTTAAATGTTATAAAAAAAGAATTTCCGGATATCGAGGTATTATCGCTTCCTACTATAGCAGATTTAGTAAATGGCGCATTCGATTTTAAAATTGATTACTGGGGGAAAGAGGTTCTAAAATTAGATGGAGCCAAACAAAAGGTAGAAGTAAAACCTGTTTCGGAACCCTATTTAGAACTAGAAGGTGAAAAAATTGAAATATTAGGACCTTTAAGAGGAGATTCTGATGATGCTTCAGCGCTCTGGATTCCATCGATAAAAACTTTACTTGCGGTAGATGCTGTGTTTTCTGATGCTTACGTTTGGATTGCAGATGCAAAAACCATCGAATCTCGCAATGATTGGTTTAAAGTTTTAGATGAATTTGAAGCTTTGCAACCAGAAGTTGTAGTGCCAGGGCATTCTCCTTCTAATGATCCTAAATATTTTGATCCTAAGAACGTGAAGTTTACAAGGAAGTATATTGAAGACTTTGAAGAAGTCTGGAGAAATGCCAATTCAAGTGATGAAATTGTAGAGAAAATGGAGGAGAAATATCCAGGACTTGCTGCAAAAATTTGCTTGGAAATGAGTGCTAAAATTTTGAAAGATCGTTATCCCTGGCCTGGAGAATATCCTCAGGAATTAAGAGATCTTGAACCAGAAATTTAA
- a CDS encoding SDR family NAD(P)-dependent oxidoreductase — protein sequence MENDIKFNYKDKTVVITGAASGIGRSTAIAFAKNNANVVIGDISDGAEETMKMIHDLGFKADFVKTDVSKAAEVKNLIGYAVEKYDKIDFAFNNAGLLPPTSPFAEVEEKDFDKIIDVDLKGVFLSVKYEIEAMLKTGGGAIVNTASVAGVVADPGMAPYAAAKHGVIGLTKAAALDYAQKNIRVNAIAPGLIRTPMTERWLDDPEISDALMNNSPMKRPAEPDEVAHPVLFLCSPEASFVNGSVFTVDGGQTAH from the coding sequence ATGGAAAATGATATAAAATTTAATTATAAAGATAAAACAGTAGTTATTACCGGGGCTGCTTCAGGTATTGGTAGATCTACAGCTATAGCTTTTGCAAAAAACAATGCTAACGTAGTTATAGGAGATATTAGTGATGGTGCTGAAGAAACAATGAAAATGATTCATGATCTTGGCTTCAAAGCTGATTTTGTAAAAACTGATGTTTCAAAAGCTGCGGAAGTGAAAAACCTTATTGGTTATGCTGTAGAAAAGTATGATAAGATCGATTTTGCTTTCAATAATGCCGGTCTTTTACCTCCAACATCTCCATTTGCTGAAGTCGAAGAGAAAGATTTTGATAAAATTATTGATGTAGATTTAAAAGGAGTTTTCCTTTCAGTTAAATATGAGATTGAAGCGATGTTAAAGACTGGTGGTGGAGCGATTGTAAATACAGCATCTGTTGCTGGTGTGGTTGCAGATCCGGGAATGGCACCTTACGCTGCAGCTAAACACGGAGTAATTGGATTAACAAAAGCTGCTGCTTTAGATTATGCACAAAAGAATATTCGGGTTAATGCAATAGCACCTGGATTAATTAGAACACCAATGACAGAGCGCTGGTTAGATGATCCAGAAATTAGTGACGCCTTGATGAATAACAGTCCTATGAAGCGTCCAGCCGAACCAGATGAGGTTGCTCATCCAGTATTGTTCTTATGTTCTCCTGAAGCTTCTTTTGTTAATGGAAGTGTATTTACGGTAGATGGTGGTCAAACCGCTCATTAA
- a CDS encoding sigma-70 family RNA polymerase sigma factor: MRQLKITKQVTNRETASLDKYLQEIGKVDLITADEEVELAQRIKAGDNRALEKLTKANLRFVVSVAKQYQNQGLTLPDLINEGNLGLIKAAKRFDETRGFKFISYAVWWIRQSILQALAEQSRIVRLPLNKIGSINKINKTFAFLEQSHERPPSAEEIAKELDMTINDVKESMKNSGRHVSMDAPLVEGEDSNLYDVLRSGESPNPDKDLLHESLRTEIERALETLTPREADVIRLYFGLGDQHPMTLEEIGETFDLTRERVRQIKEKAIRRLKHTSRSKILKTYLG; encoded by the coding sequence ATGAGACAACTTAAAATTACGAAGCAGGTAACCAACCGTGAAACTGCTTCGCTAGATAAGTATTTGCAAGAAATAGGTAAGGTAGATTTAATTACCGCCGATGAAGAGGTAGAATTAGCACAGAGAATTAAAGCAGGTGATAACCGTGCCCTAGAGAAATTGACAAAAGCAAACTTGCGTTTTGTTGTTTCTGTGGCAAAACAATATCAAAATCAGGGATTAACCCTTCCCGATCTTATTAACGAGGGTAACTTAGGACTTATTAAAGCTGCGAAACGTTTTGACGAAACTCGTGGTTTTAAATTTATATCTTATGCTGTATGGTGGATTAGACAATCTATCTTACAAGCACTGGCAGAGCAATCTCGTATTGTACGTTTGCCACTTAACAAAATTGGATCTATTAACAAGATCAACAAAACCTTTGCTTTTCTAGAACAATCGCATGAGCGCCCACCAAGTGCTGAAGAAATTGCGAAAGAACTGGATATGACGATTAATGACGTTAAAGAGTCTATGAAAAACTCTGGCCGTCACGTATCTATGGATGCTCCATTGGTAGAAGGTGAAGACTCTAACTTGTACGATGTATTACGATCTGGTGAATCTCCAAACCCAGATAAAGATCTACTTCACGAATCACTTAGAACAGAGATTGAGCGTGCTTTAGAAACCCTAACTCCTCGTGAAGCTGATGTTATTCGCTTGTATTTTGGATTAGGTGATCAACACCCAATGACTCTAGAAGAAATTGGTGAGACTTTTGATCTTACTCGTGAGCGTGTAAGACAAATTAAAGAAAAAGCTATTAGAAGATTAAAGCATACATCACGCAGTAAAATTCTAAAAACCTATTTAGGTTAA